In the genome of Mycobacterium sp. 3519A, the window CCAGAAGGCGTCCGGTCTGACCGTGGACTACAAGGAAGACTTCAACGACAACGAGCAGTGGTTCGCCAAGGTCAAAGAGCCGCTGTCGCGCAAGCAGGACATCGGCGCCGACCTCGTGGTGCCCACGCAATTCATGGCCGCTCGCATCCATCGCCTCGGCTGGCTCAACGAGATCAGTGAGGCCGGCGTGCCGAACAGGAAGAACCTCCGCAAGGACCTGCTCGACTCGCAAGTCGATCCGGGCCGGAAGTTCTTGGCGCCGTACATGACCGGCATGGTCGGGCTGGCGTACAACAAGGCCGCCACCAAGCGGGACATCGCGACGATCGACGATTTGTGGGATCCGGCCTTCAAGGGCCGGGTCAGCCTGCTCTCCGACACGCAGGACGGGCTCGGGATGATCATGCAGTCGCAGGGCAACTCCGTCGAGAAGCCGACCACGGAGGCCGTCCAGAAGGCGGTCGATCTGGTCAAAGAACAGAAGGACAAGGGCCAGATCCGGCGGTTCACCGGCAACGACTATGCCGACGATTTGGCGGCAGGCAATATCGCTGTCGCGCAGGCATATTCGGGTGACGTGGTGCAGTTGCAGGCCGACAATCCCGATCTGCACTTCGTGATCCCCGAGTCGGGCGGCGACTGGTTCATCGACACGATGGTGATTCCCTACACCACCCAGAACCAGAAGGGCGCCGAGGCGTGGATCGACTACATCTACGACCGGCCCAACTACGCCAAATTGGTTGCGTTCACCCAGTACGTTCCCGTGCTTTCGGACATGACGGATGAACTCAACAAGATCGACCCCAAGCTGGGTGCCAACCCGTTGATCAACCCGCCGCAGGAGAGCCTCGACAAACTGAAGTCCTGGGCCGATCTGACCGACGAGCAGACTCAGGAGTTCAACACGATGTACGCCGCAGTCACCGGCGGTTGATCAGATGGCAGGTGTCGCCAGCAGCAGTCGGCAGCGGAGCAAAATCGCCCCGTATCTGATGATTCTGCCCGCGCTCGTATACCTCGGGATCTTCTTCGTGGTGCCGCTGTTCACGCTGGCCCGCACGTCGTTGTCGAGTTCCGGTGGCTCGGTGTTCCTGCCGACGCTGACGTTCAACTGGGACTTCGGCAACTACTCCGAGGCGTTCACGACTTACCGGGATCAGATCATCCGGTCGTTCTCGTACGCGTTGGTTGCCACGGTGGTGTGCCTGCTGCTGGCCTTTCCGCTGGCGTATGTCATCGCGTTCAAGGCGGGCCGGTACAAGAACCTGATCCTGGGACTGGTGATTCTGCCGTTCTTCGTCACGTTCCTGATTCGCACGATCGCGTGGAAAACGATTCTGGAAGACGACGGTTTGGTGGTCAAAGCCCTCGGAGCGATCGGCTTGCTGCCTCACGAAGGCCGATTGCTCTCGACGGCATGGGCGGTGATCGGCGGGCTGATCTACAACTGGATCATCTTCATGATCCTGCCGCTGTACGTATCGCTGGAGAAGATCGATCCCCGACTGCTCGAGGCGTCGCGCGATCTGTACTCCGGCGCGCCGCGCAGCTTCCGCAAGGTGATCCTGCCGCTGGCTATGCCCGGCGTGCTGGCGGGCAGCATGCTGGTGTTCATCCCTGCGGTCGGTGACTTCATCAACGCCGACTATCTCGGTAGTACGCAGACAACGATGATCGGCAACGTGATTCAGAAACAGTTCCTGGTGGTCAAGGACTACCCGGCCGCCGCGGCGCTGTCCATGGTGTTGA includes:
- a CDS encoding ABC transporter permease; protein product: MAGVASSSRQRSKIAPYLMILPALVYLGIFFVVPLFTLARTSLSSSGGSVFLPTLTFNWDFGNYSEAFTTYRDQIIRSFSYALVATVVCLLLAFPLAYVIAFKAGRYKNLILGLVILPFFVTFLIRTIAWKTILEDDGLVVKALGAIGLLPHEGRLLSTAWAVIGGLIYNWIIFMILPLYVSLEKIDPRLLEASRDLYSGAPRSFRKVILPLAMPGVLAGSMLVFIPAVGDFINADYLGSTQTTMIGNVIQKQFLVVKDYPAAAALSMVLMAIILVGVLLYTRALGTEDLV
- a CDS encoding spermidine/putrescine ABC transporter substrate-binding protein, giving the protein MPSKDFDPQILNRLAANRTSRRRFIGGGAAAAAALAVGGSFLAACSSDNKSSSSGGATSTQEGPATGTVRISNWPLYMADGFVAAFQKASGLTVDYKEDFNDNEQWFAKVKEPLSRKQDIGADLVVPTQFMAARIHRLGWLNEISEAGVPNRKNLRKDLLDSQVDPGRKFLAPYMTGMVGLAYNKAATKRDIATIDDLWDPAFKGRVSLLSDTQDGLGMIMQSQGNSVEKPTTEAVQKAVDLVKEQKDKGQIRRFTGNDYADDLAAGNIAVAQAYSGDVVQLQADNPDLHFVIPESGGDWFIDTMVIPYTTQNQKGAEAWIDYIYDRPNYAKLVAFTQYVPVLSDMTDELNKIDPKLGANPLINPPQESLDKLKSWADLTDEQTQEFNTMYAAVTGG